In Styela clava chromosome 14, kaStyClav1.hap1.2, whole genome shotgun sequence, the following are encoded in one genomic region:
- the LOC144432148 gene encoding uncharacterized protein LOC144432148, producing the protein MESESDFDASSGDEWEETSESSSSDEEVIPVPARRYAASTEDVPAEAAASTGGMFGASSPRRSRVCRVCSERDKKEREREGSSRKLKQKRSSYWCEKCQVTLCVTPCFEKFHTLPNYWE; encoded by the exons ATGGAGAGTGAGAGCGATTTTGATGCAAG TTCTGGTGACGAGTGGGAAGAGACGAGTGAGTCATCTAGCTCCGATGAAGAGGTTATCCCAGTCCCGGCTAGGCGCTATGCTGCAAGCACAGAAGATGTACCAGCTGAAGCAGCAGCGTCAACGGGCGGAATGTTCGGAGCTTCGAGCCCTCGGCGATCACGAGTTTGCAGGGTGTGTTCTGAACGGGACAAAAAAGAAAGAGAAAGAGAAGGCAGTAgcagaaaattgaaacaaaaaaggtCTTCATATTGGTGTGAGAAATGCCAGGTAACACTTTGTGTTACCCCGTGTTTCGAGAAGTTTCACACCCTCCCAAACTATTGGGAATAG